Genomic DNA from Hordeum vulgare subsp. vulgare chromosome 2H, MorexV3_pseudomolecules_assembly, whole genome shotgun sequence:
ACGTCGGCGCGGCCATGGACCTCGTCGACAGCCAACTCTGGACCAGCATGGAGCGCTGCCATGATGAGGACCAGGGGCTCAAGAACGCCGCGTTCGCCAACCTTGTGCAGTGTCTGTGCGGCGAGGGGTTCTTCCACATTGTCTTTCGCGTCGCGGAGGAGATGCCACAGCGGCGCTGCCTTGTCCCAGACGAGTTTGCCTATGCCCAGATGATCGACTCTCTCTGCCGGGCTGGACAGCACCATGGCGCCTCCAGAATAGTGTACGTCATGGGGAAGAGGGGCCTGCGCCCAAGCACCCTGTCCTACAACTGCATTGTTCACGGGCTATGCACCAGCCAGAAGCCCGGGGGACGCCTGAGGGCGTACCAGTTGGTGATGGAAGGTGTGCGTTCCGGGTACCGGCCGAGAGAGGTAACATACAAGGTACTCGTTGAAGAGCTCTGCCGGGAGAAAGAGCTTGCCAAGGCCAAGGATATCCTAGAGCTCATGCTGCAACCCCAATGTGGGCATGACAAGGCTGACATGGAGACCAGGACTAGGCTATACAATATGTTCCTTGGGGCACTGCGTGCTGTGGACAACCCAAGCGagcagctcagtgtgctcgtgtccATGTTGCAGGGGGATTGTAAACCGGATGTGATCACTATGAACACTGTCGTTCATGGCTTCTGCAAAGTTGGGCGGACCCAGGAGGCTAGAAAGATTTTGGACGACATGATTAACGGGAAGTTCTGTGCTCCTGATGTTGTCACCTTCACCACCCTCATTTCTGGATACCTGGATGTAGGTGAGCATGCAGAAGCCCTCCATGTGCTGCACACTTTGATGCCTAGGCGCCGATGTGCGCCTAATGTCGTCACTTATAATTCTGTCCTCAAGGGATTGTTCTGCCTTGGGCTAGTTGACAGAGCAATGCAGGTCCTCGACGAAATGAAATTAAGTAGCATCACTGCCGACTCTGTGAGTCACACTGTGGTGATCAAAGGGTTGTGCGACGCGGGACAACTCGAGGAAGCAAAGGCGTTCTGGGACAATGTAGTCTGGCCATCAGGGATACATGATGGTTATGTGTACAGTGCAATCTTGAGAGGCCTCTGCAAGCTGGGGAAACTGGAGCAGGCATGCGATTTCCTGTATGAGTTGGCAGACTCTGGGGTTTGTCCCAGTGTTGTCTGCTACAACATACTCATTGACACTGCCTGCAAGCAGGGATCGAAGAAGTTGGCCTATCAATTGGTGAAGGAGATGAGAAGGAATGGCCTTTCACCGGACGCTGTCACTTGGAGAATTCTTGAGAAATTGCACCTTTACGGCAATGAAGAACAAGGGGAGGAGCACCAAGTCCCCACTTTTCATGTCGATCAAAGTTCTGCAGATGACCAAGTAGAGCCTCTCGTCTCGACAAAAAATGAGATACCTTCGTTGTCATCGTCTGAACATTTGGGTGAAATATACAAGAATAACAACGAAGCTAAGGTTGAAGAAACTGGAAGGTCACCAGAAATGACTGAGAACCCATCAGATCTTACTGAGACAGCAAAAGAGCAGAACTATCTGATAGACAATTCAGTGGTTGGACCTACAATGGACAAGGATCATACAATCAGTGATGATGGCTTCAACAAGCAGGATAAGCAACCTCTAAGAGAATCACTTTCTGGAGTAGCCAGAAGGGTTTTTGGCTTGCTCTAGAACAAGAACAAGTGTTGCTGGTTAGAAGGGGCACATACTTTTCAAAAAAAAGAAGGGGCACATATTAGAACATAGTGCAATGAAGGCTAAATTTTTATTGTTATTTTGGACCTGTCAATGAAGGCCGAGTTAGTGACAACGGCAAAGCTGGTAACCTGTCCACCTATTGGAGAATAAGGCTTGAGCTTGACTGACATGACTGATTTTTGGCTGCACTTGACATAAGCTTGTCGATAACCAATCTGACATGTTTTATAAGTGCATCTCTACTCAGTACTCACCCAACAACTAAATCCATAATTTTGCAGAAATCGATGGAGAGTAAAGAACACTGCATGCAGTGTCTTCAGGTTGCTCAAGTTTTGCAATTGCTCGCCACTGTCAGGTCTTGTTGTGTTGTGATGCATATGAAGATACTTGGGAGCATGCTCTACTTTATTCTACAATGTCTAAGTGCACCTGGGCTTTTTTTGATGAAGATCTCATGGAGATGCTTGCAAGCCTGTGAATCACTGATCCAGTCCATATATGTAACAGCATGTCACAAGGTGAGACGGCCAAGGTACTTATCACTTCATGGGCGGTATTGTTGGCGCGTCTCAAGGTATTGAGAGCGTTTTGACAAGGACTGATGTTACTGTCGGACTTGTTAACTGTATGCTGCTGGCCTGGAGTTCATCTATGAAGAGCGGTTTGCTTCTGGTGATGGCGGAGCTGTAAAACACGGGATTAGGGGATGGATCTTGCTGGGTCCAGGGGAGGTGATACTGAACACTGACATTGCTCTTCTCTGAGGCAATTCCATGGCAGCGGACACAGCTGTCTGCCGTGATCAAAAGAGCCTGATATAATGGAAACTATGGCGAGCGCAGATGTTTTGATTGTATTAAGGTGGCTTCAGATTGCTAATTCCATCAACAACTTTGTAGGAGACGAACAGGTGCTCTTACATGATGTTCATCCAAGACGAAGAATCGCGCACAGATTGGACACGGTAGGTAGGGATGCAGAGGTAGCAGCTCACAGCTCAGCATTGCTCGCTTGTACTCTGGGTGTTGATGGCCAATATATGGAAGGTAATAACCTGCGGTTTAATGCTGGATGATGTACATTTTTAGTAAGTATTGAAAACGGAAAAAATATATAGGCACCAAATTGCTCCATGCCCATGGAGGGTTTAGCCGCCGCCACACATCATCCAGCATCAGTCGGAAATGAGGACGCAGATCTGGGGGGCAGGTCGCATGAGCAAGCAAAACCATTGTAACCTTGCTGGTTCCTTGCGATGCTGTGGGGGAGATCATCCTTTGCGTAAACACGGCCACGACGAGGAATGGTCAGTTCAAAATTCCCCGTCCTCTATCCTACTTTCTTCTGTTTTTCTATTTCTGATGATTATCCTTGTGCCGGCAGGCGAGATTGGCCGAACCTGCCTACGGTGCTCCTTGACGATATCGTCGGTCGGCTTCTCCTCTACGACGTGGCCGAGTACATCCGCCTCCGTGCTGCGTGCAAGGAATGGAGGAACTGCACCGATGATCCGCGCATGGGAGGCGGCCTGGACTGCCGCTTCCGCCCCCGCCGCTGGATCATGCTGTCCAACCGCACCAAGGGCGATGGCCGTCGCTTTCTCAACCTCTCCACCGGTGCCAGCGCTTGTGTCAATCTCCCGGAGCTCTCCCGCCACCACCTTGAGACCAGCACCGAGGGCCTCCTGCTCCTGCGTGGCAAGGCGAGCCACACTGTTCGCCTCTTCAACCCGCTCAACAGGGCCTTCACCAACCTCCCGCCCATCACCCCGGACCTCGGCAGAGCGTACATTGTCTGGACGGGGCTGTTGGAGTCTTCGGAGCGCCTCATCTATGCCGGCATCTCTGAAGAGACCTCCCCAGCGTCGGTCGTGCTCCTGATGATTGACCAGGGGCGTGCCATAGTCTACGCCAAGCCTGGCGACCAGCGGTGGGCTGTGATTGAGCATGACGAGATCGGGAGACTCGATCGCTACTCATCATATCGGTTATCGTCGGCTTCAACCCTGCAGGGGCGCTTCTACTTTGCGACTCTTGAGGGGAATATAATGCATGTGAGGCTCTGTCCTGAGCCTCGGTTGGTGCCTGTAGTCGTGAACCAGCCCAAAACCAGGGGTCATGTGTCCTCCTACCTTGTCCCTCCCGACGACCACCGCTGCGGCAGCATGCTCATGGTGCGCTACTACCTCGACCTTGATCACCTCAGCGCTAACGAGCGGAGAATCATTACGCGCAGGAGGAAGCGCATGGATGTGATCAGGGTGGGGAACAGGTTGAAGGAGTGTCAGTGGAACCTGATCCAGGTGTTTGAGGTGAATGTGGCCAGAAAAAGGCTCGTCCCGGTGGAGGACATTGGCCGCCACCGCGCGGTGTTTGTCGGGGAGGCGGCATGCTTTTCCCTCTCTGCCAGGACGTTTCCGTGCGTGGCGGGGAACGCGGTGCACCTGGGGGCGACTGGTGCCCGCTACCCTCCCGTCGGAGTGCGGTATCTGGCGGACAAGAGTGCGGATCCACCGTTTGAATTCACCACTGACGGGCCAGCTTCTCCTGATGAACCACTGAAATGGTACCACCGACATAACAGACCGGAGCTGAATCTTTTTCTTGACACTGGATCAGAGCTGAATCTAGTGCCTCTTGCTCGCCCCTGTACCCTGCAAGAGTACCTCGTATGTTGCGCAGGCCTCCCTGGCGGCCTCAAGGACTGATCAAATCCTGAGCGAGTTAGGTATGTCGTTCTTGGATTGTGTGTTCTTGAGAAGTTTAAACATCAGTGCTATAGCTCCTCGATTCATTTCTCCCTTGTGTTGCCGCAAAAAATTATGAAAGATGGGCAATGAAGTCTAGAATTATGCAATAGCAGTTGTTACCTCTAAAGTTTAAGCTGATGTGTTCTTCAAATACTTGCCTCGGTTAATTTCTCACTTGTGTTGCTCCAGGAAATTCTGAAAGATGAGCATACAATCCAGTGTAGGATTATTTATACAAGACCGCTTGTTTTTTTTTCCTCCAAATTTTAAATGATGTGTTATTTGAAATACTATATGATTCTGAGGATATATAGAAATTGCATAAGAACCTATGGTGCTAATCCATAGAGCAGGAACCAAAACCTACATCAGGATATAACTTTTAGCTTTTGTGTGAACTCCATGCACATCTTTGTCTGTAAGCAACAATTGTGCAATGACTAAAGAACGATATGCGTGCAATTTTTTGAGCTCCTCGGGAGCAACTGTTGGGTGAGACATGAACATGTAGGAACATACAAAACTTAAGAAGCCTAACACCAATACACAGAGGAACTGAAATGGATAAAACTCAAGCAGGAATTTGACAACCATAAAACCATGCATAGCTTCCAACCATCAGTCTAAGGAGAAGTCTGGTATGGTCACTAATAAATGGAAACCCCACAAAAAAGAAACAGCCCAGGGGAAAAAGGAGTACAATCCACAAACCTAAGATAGCATGTAAAAGCACATATTAAATCACATATATCTGATGGAAGTGCAGAGGATCTGATGGAGGTGATACTGATAATGTAGATTCTGATGAAGATTTTTATGACAGTCTGGGACAATGAAGTACACAGAAGGTGATGATGATATATATGCTACCAGTGCAGATGAGGATGTTGAAGATGTTCTACTTCCTAGCAAGGGCCAGAAACTGGAAGAAGGGGATGCAAAGTGATGGATAAGTCTCTGTACTaggtctttgtggggctgcaacacatggtcctttgtggggctgcagcacatggtccttgtggctgttaggatagaatccttgaccaccaaggactggcagttaggatagcatcttagactagcatcttagcagcatcttagactagcatcttagcatatgcttggctggctagcagcctataaatatgtatccccaacccctcaggttggtatggcattgtgtgagaaataaaccaacgaaaattgtcccaactctcctagtgtcatctacaactatcaatgctcaggctgaaaggtctaacaagtggtatcagagcctcgttatCTTGTATCATGAGCATTTCCTGCTCACCTCTCTCACTGGGAGTTGAGCAGCCTAAGCCGGTAGCAGCAGCTGCTCCCACTGCCCCTGGTTACTTCCCTCCTTCCGGACTGTCGAGCAGCAGCTCGTTAGAAACAGCCTCCTCGTCACGCAACAGCCCCCCTGCAGCCAGCCATGTCTGCAGGTCGCTCTCAGCACACGGCTACCTCGAGCATACGGCGCCGGCAGGAGGCCGAGCGCGCCGTGGCAGAGGAGCGTGAGCGAGCGGCTGTAGTAGCCGTTGCTGCGGCAGCAAGGGTGTCGAGGTTGGCTGCAGCTAAGCTGGCAGTAGCCAGAGCGGaggtagaagcagcagcagcggaGGCAGCACATGAGGCTACGGCGGATGCCAAGGCACTCCGCGACAACTCTGGCAGCTCCAACGGCTCCGCGCGTGCGGACGATGACGCCGACGCAGACCGCGCCAAAGTAGCGCAAGAGCGGACGGCGCAGTGGGCAGCCGAGCACGCCCGCGCTCCAGGTGGAGGTGCACACGGAGACGGCGACTGCGACGACCAGGACCGCGGCCTCTACGAGGTCCGAACTGTGGTCAGGGATGTTGGTCCCAGTGTTGGGTGGCCTACCCTCACTAAAACCAACTACGTCGAGTGGGCCGCGATCATGAAGATCAGGCTCCAGGTGCGGCGCCTGTGGGAGGCAGTCCAGGACAGCAACGTCGACCACCAAGAGGATCGACGGACGCTGGATGCCCTCATCGCCGCAGTCCCGCCCGAGATGCAGGTCTCGCTTTCCAACAAGCGGACTGCCAAGGAGGCTTGGGACGCCATCGCCcctagggatggcaatgggtacccattacccacgtaccctgcgggtaaaaaccctattagggtaagggtatgggacAAAATTTTACCCATGGGTATATAAATAGAAAAGTCTAACACCCATCGGGTAGAGCGGGTATgggtatgggatcatataacccatacccatatacccatgtacccatataaaatctatataaactcaaaattatctctacaatctacactgtgtcaataatttatgaattgaaagtgtatgcctatgtgttgttgtttatgactatatgatgttgttttataagTATGTGTTGTAGTTATAATATATCTTTGTAAACTATATGATACAATGCAGTTTATAACTATAAGTTGTTTAAATTTATGTTTTGCAAATATGGGTAATTTTACCCACGGGTACCCGTCTACCCTGTCGGGTAACGGGTATGGGAAAAAATTGTATCCGTTGACGGGTATGGGTAAGGGTGATGGGTAATATTAGACGGGGcgggtaagggtatggggagGCTTCACCTGTACCCATACCCTGCGGGTGCCATCCCTAATCGCCCCAGCACGCATTGGCAGCGACCGTGCTCGCAAGTCCACACTGCAGGCACTACGTAAGGAGTGGGAGAGCCTGGCCTTCAAGCCAGgtgaggacgttgatgactttgctctccgtctcaacactctgctgcagaagatggtgaagttcggCGATGCCACCTACACCGAGGAGAGAGCTGCCGAGAAGCTTTTCTGGTGCATTCCCGAGAAGTACAAGCAGATGGCTCGCTCGATCGAGTCTTTGTTGGACCTCTCTGCAATGACGATCGAGGAGGCGATAGGTCGCCTCAAGGTCGTCAACACTGACGAGCCACAGCCTCCCTCGGGGCCCATCACCACAGGCGGGAAGCTGCTCCTAACTCGGGAGCAGTGGGATGCCAGCCTTGGTGACAGGAAGAAGGGGGAGCCTTCTTCCACGACGGGCAGCCGCAAGCGCGGCACGCAGCGCAAGGCACAAAGAGGCGCCACTGGCAAGGCACAAGGACGTGCCGAAGGTGACGCCCGTAGAGGCACCAAGGACGGCGCTGCTGGCAAGGCACAAGGACGTGCCGAAGGTGACGTCCGCGGAGGCGAAGCCCAAGCCGGCACAGGACAACAGTTGCCACAACAGTTGCCACAACTGTGGCCGGCTTGGCCATTGGGCCAATGAGTGTCGACAGCCACGACAAGGCCAGGCTCATGTCGcacaggcggaggaggaggagacggctctGTTCATGGCGCATGCAAGCATCGAGCTACCTTCAGCGACACCAGTCGCAAAGGCCCTCCTCCACCTCGACGAGCCCAAAGCGCACGCTCTTCTCGGTGATGGCTCCGGGAAGGACAAGACTTCTGGGTGGTGCCTCGATACCGGCGCCACCCACCACATGACTGGTCGAAGGGAATTCTTCGCCGAGCTCGACTCCGACGCATGAGGCTccgtcaagtttggggatgcctctGCCATGGAAATTAAGGGCGTcggctccgtcatcttcaccaccaaGGCGGGAGAGCACCGGCTGCTCACGGGTGTCTACTACATCCCCACGCTAaggaactccatcatcagcttggGACAGCTGGATGAGAACGGCTCACGCGTGCTGATCGAGCATGGGGTCCTATGCATCTGGGATCGCCAGGGTCGCCTTCTCGCCAAGGTACCCAGAGGTGAAAATCGACTCTACGTCCTCGACGTGCAGGTGGCACAACTTATCTGCCTCGCTGCTCGTCGGAACGACGAGGCGTGGCAATGGCATGAGCACTTTGGGCATCTTCATTTCGAGGCCCTGAAGCGTCTGAGTGCCAAGGAGATGGTGCGAGGCCTGTCGTGCCTTGACCATGTGGAGCAGTTCTGCGACATCTCCGTACCGACGAAGCAGAGGCGACTCCCCTTTCCCCAGCAGGCGGTTTTCCGGGCCAAGGAGAAGCTGGAGCTCGTGCACAGGGACCTATGTGGCCCGGTGACGCCAGCCACACCAGGAGGTCGATGCTACTTCCTGTTGCTCGTCGACGACCTCTCTCACTACATGTGGGCGATAGTCCCGGCAGCAAGGCAAAGGCGGCGGACGCCATCAGGCGCGCGGGGGTTGCTGCGGAGGCGGAGAGCGGCCGCAAACTACGCGTGTTGCGCACCGACAATGGCGGCGAATTCACAGCGGTTGAATTCGCGTCGTACTGCGCTGATGAGGGTATCCAGCGCCACTACTCCGCGTCGTACAACCCACAGCAGAACGGTGTTGTCGAGCGGTGCAACCAGACGGTTGTGGGGATGGCTCGGGCTCTCCTCAAGCAGAGAGGGATGCTGGCTGTTTTCTGGGGAGAGGCGGTGCTAACGGTCGTCTACATCCTCAACCGCTCGCCTACTAAAGCACTCGACGGCAGGACGCCGTACGAGGCCTGGCATGGGCGGAAGCCGGCCGTCTCCCACTTGCGGGTCTTTGGCTGTCTTGCGTTCGCGAAGGAGCTCGGACACATCGGCAAGCTCGACGACAGGAGTACTCCGGGAGTCTTCATTGGCTACGCGGAGGGCTCAAAGGCCTACCACATCCTCGACCCAAAGACACAGTGTGTGCACACGGCGCGAGACGTCGTGTTCAACAAAGGGCGAgggtggaaatgggacaaggcggtggacgacggctcgACGCCGACGTATGACGACTTCATTGTCGAGTACGTCCACTTCAAGGAAGCCGGGGGAGCAAGCAGCTCCTCTTCGCCGAGCACGTCTACCCCAGCCCCCAAAACTCCATCAACTCCGGTGCCTGCTACGCCGATGGCACCACAACCG
This window encodes:
- the LOC123424743 gene encoding pentatricopeptide repeat-containing protein At3g18020 encodes the protein MMAAAARPEQPDLGGLVDALCASGRSAEAHHRVALLLSSASASRRLDATTANGLLARLLRARTPLLTLRLVQAAPFVPSLPNYNRLLALLSSAAAPWLLLLAHRLLLRMRVPPSVVSYATLLDGYAGAADPRAAQKLLDEMPRWGLAPSSLARTFLVKAFLRSRDVGAAMDLVDSQLWTSMERCHDEDQGLKNAAFANLVQCLCGEGFFHIVFRVAEEMPQRRCLVPDEFAYAQMIDSLCRAGQHHGASRIVYVMGKRGLRPSTLSYNCIVHGLCTSQKPGGRLRAYQLVMEGVRSGYRPREVTYKVLVEELCREKELAKAKDILELMLQPQCGHDKADMETRTRLYNMFLGALRAVDNPSEQLSVLVSMLQGDCKPDVITMNTVVHGFCKVGRTQEARKILDDMINGKFCAPDVVTFTTLISGYLDVGEHAEALHVLHTLMPRRRCAPNVVTYNSVLKGLFCLGLVDRAMQVLDEMKLSSITADSVSHTVVIKGLCDAGQLEEAKAFWDNVVWPSGIHDGYVYSAILRGLCKLGKLEQACDFLYELADSGVCPSVVCYNILIDTACKQGSKKLAYQLVKEMRRNGLSPDAVTWRILEKLHLYGNEEQGEEHQVPTFHVDQSSADDQVEPLVSTKNEIPSLSSSEHLGEIYKNNNEAKVEETGRSPEMTENPSDLTETAKEQNYLIDNSVVGPTMDKDHTISDDGFNKQDKQPLRESLSGVARRVFGLL
- the LOC123424744 gene encoding uncharacterized protein LOC123424744, which translates into the protein MRTQIWGAGRMSKQNHCNLAGSLRCCGGDHPLRKHGHDEEWRDWPNLPTVLLDDIVGRLLLYDVAEYIRLRAACKEWRNCTDDPRMGGGLDCRFRPRRWIMLSNRTKGDGRRFLNLSTGASACVNLPELSRHHLETSTEGLLLLRGKASHTVRLFNPLNRAFTNLPPITPDLGRAYIVWTGLLESSERLIYAGISEETSPASVVLLMIDQGRAIVYAKPGDQRWAVIEHDEIGRLDRYSSYRLSSASTLQGRFYFATLEGNIMHVRLCPEPRLVPVVVNQPKTRGHVSSYLVPPDDHRCGSMLMVRYYLDLDHLSANERRIITRRRKRMDVIRVGNRLKECQWNLIQVFEVNVARKRLVPVEDIGRHRAVFVGEAACFSLSARTFPCVAGNAVHLGATGARYPPVGVRYLADKSADPPFEFTTDGPASPDEPLKWYHRHNRPELNLFLDTGSELNLVPLARPCTLQEYLVCCAGLPGGLKD